In Mastigocladopsis repens PCC 10914, a single window of DNA contains:
- a CDS encoding CHASE2 domain-containing protein has translation MAPNQSSSSIEIFISYAQEDKKLLEQFTAHLSSLKREGVINAWHDGEINAGTEGAKQIEEHLNSADVILLLLSSDFIDSEEHWQRDVTRAMDRHNKGEARVIPVLLRPFDWKIKQLDGLQALPRNGEAITSKSWSNHDDAFKEVAEDIRKVVEELIPRQLEKVPEETSDAVTTSIPKPQWLPLLLKLQSFHWLSLLKFLGISTGLTTLVVFMRLCGIFQASELWFFDQMMQFQPTESQDDRLLVIEVTKEDIDKQEGIKRGSLTDKTLLTLLKTLLKYPQNQPKTIGLDIYRDFATETKEFSQPENKKLSNLLKTESRIIAVCNIGDLSQNNKGTAPPPEIPTKRLGFSDFLSDSEGIVRRQILSIETPKSSPCWSSKEPVSNAFSLELAQHYLGKQYEEIKDRSIRLRLGDTTFDLLDGRHRGGYSFWTDLEGYQVLLNYRVSCSEKKKNDCSPQYVAERVTLDDVNKSDFLTKYSLKDKIVLIGVSDYSYEAPWFTPFSSKGHAPIPGVIIQAQMVSQILSAVDTKNPRPLLRVLPIWYEILWILFWSLIGGAIALLRFSSIPRLRLSTKGLIISGGVVFISLYCSSLIYFITPVKYWVPFVPSALTFLGTGGVVLYRGFNPQKS, from the coding sequence GTGGCACCAAATCAATCAAGTTCATCAATTGAAATTTTTATTTCCTATGCTCAAGAAGATAAGAAACTGTTGGAACAATTTACAGCACACTTGAGTAGCTTAAAGCGTGAGGGAGTCATCAATGCTTGGCACGATGGCGAGATTAATGCAGGAACAGAAGGTGCTAAACAGATAGAAGAGCATCTGAATTCAGCCGATGTGATTCTTTTGCTGCTAAGTTCAGATTTTATTGATTCAGAGGAACACTGGCAGCGTGATGTAACGCGGGCTATGGATAGGCACAACAAAGGGGAAGCTCGTGTTATTCCTGTACTCTTGCGCCCTTTTGATTGGAAAATTAAGCAGTTAGATGGTTTGCAAGCTCTCCCCAGAAATGGTGAAGCTATTACGAGTAAGAGTTGGTCAAATCATGATGACGCATTCAAAGAGGTTGCAGAAGATATCCGAAAGGTTGTTGAAGAATTAATTCCTAGGCAACTAGAAAAAGTTCCAGAAGAAACTTCTGATGCAGTAACAACAAGCATTCCCAAACCTCAATGGCTACCACTACTGCTAAAGCTACAGTCTTTTCATTGGCTCAGCCTGCTAAAGTTTTTAGGAATAAGCACAGGGCTTACTACTTTGGTCGTATTCATGCGCTTATGCGGAATATTTCAGGCATCAGAACTTTGGTTTTTCGACCAAATGATGCAATTTCAACCAACTGAATCGCAAGACGATCGCTTATTAGTTATTGAAGTCACTAAAGAAGATATTGATAAGCAGGAGGGAATAAAACGAGGCTCCCTAACAGACAAAACATTATTGACTCTTCTCAAAACACTGCTAAAATATCCGCAAAATCAACCTAAAACTATTGGGCTAGACATTTATCGTGATTTTGCAACAGAAACAAAGGAATTCTCTCAACCTGAAAACAAGAAATTATCTAATCTTCTCAAAACAGAATCTCGCATTATTGCCGTTTGTAACATAGGTGATCTCAGTCAAAACAATAAAGGTACTGCACCACCACCTGAAATTCCTACAAAGCGATTAGGATTTAGTGATTTCCTATCAGATAGTGAGGGAATTGTGCGTCGCCAAATTTTAAGCATTGAGACACCAAAAAGCTCCCCTTGTTGGTCATCTAAAGAGCCAGTGAGTAATGCCTTCAGCCTTGAGTTAGCTCAACATTATTTAGGCAAGCAGTATGAAGAAATAAAAGATAGAAGTATACGTTTGCGCTTAGGTGATACTACATTTGACTTGCTTGATGGTCGTCATCGAGGTGGATATTCATTCTGGACAGATTTAGAAGGGTATCAGGTACTACTAAACTATCGTGTTTCATGTTCAGAAAAGAAGAAAAACGATTGTTCTCCTCAATATGTTGCAGAAAGAGTTACGCTTGATGACGTTAACAAGTCTGATTTCCTGACAAAGTACTCTCTAAAAGACAAAATTGTTTTGATTGGAGTGAGTGATTATTCTTACGAAGCTCCTTGGTTCACTCCCTTTTCATCAAAAGGTCACGCACCAATACCAGGGGTTATTATACAGGCGCAGATGGTCAGCCAAATTTTAAGTGCAGTTGACACAAAGAATCCTCGTCCTCTATTAAGAGTTTTGCCTATTTGGTATGAGATACTTTGGATTTTATTTTGGTCACTGATTGGAGGAGCGATCGCTCTATTACGTTTTTCCAGTATCCCTCGGTTGCGTCTTTCAACCAAGGGTTTAATTATATCTGGAGGAGTTGTCTTCATTAGTTTGTACTGTTCCAGCTTAATTTATTTCATTACCCCTGTTAAGTATTGGGTTCCTTTTGTACCTTCCGCTTTGACTTTCCTTGGTACTGGAGGAGTAGTTTTGTATCGTGGGTTTAACCCTCAAAAATCGTAG
- a CDS encoding TIR domain-containing protein, which yields MKKVLILAANPKGTSPLRLNEELRDIKEGLQLAKQRDEFSLEEQLAVRTRDIYRALINHNPQIVHFSGHGAGEEGLVFEDESGKPKFVSGDALAGLFKLFANQIECVVLNGCFSMVQAEAIAQHINYVIGMSRAIGDQAAIEFAVGFYDALGAGKSFEFAYELGCSAIQMAGIEEHLTPVLLNKTEVADTATQKNSCVETKPEPMPHPENRAIEVFFSYAHEDENLRNELAKHLKLLERQGVIEAWYDRDITAGDEWKTEIEKQLNSAQIILLLISSDFLASEFCWSVELERAMKRHEAKEARVIPIILREVDWHEAPFGKLQALPRNAEPVTNWANRDQAFTDIAKGIRRVVEELVRTS from the coding sequence ATGAAAAAGGTGCTGATTCTAGCCGCAAATCCAAAAGGCACTTCACCATTGCGCCTAAATGAGGAGTTGCGAGATATTAAGGAAGGATTGCAACTTGCCAAACAGCGTGACGAGTTTAGTTTAGAAGAACAGTTAGCAGTCCGTACAAGAGATATTTACCGAGCACTAATAAACCATAACCCACAAATAGTCCATTTTTCTGGACATGGTGCAGGAGAAGAAGGATTAGTCTTTGAAGATGAAAGTGGGAAGCCCAAATTCGTTAGTGGAGATGCACTGGCTGGATTATTTAAACTATTTGCCAATCAAATTGAGTGTGTGGTGCTCAATGGTTGTTTTTCAATGGTACAAGCAGAGGCGATCGCTCAACATATCAATTATGTTATTGGCATGAGTCGGGCGATCGGCGATCAAGCTGCGATTGAATTTGCAGTGGGGTTTTATGACGCTTTGGGAGCAGGAAAGTCATTTGAATTTGCCTATGAACTCGGTTGTAGTGCTATCCAAATGGCGGGAATTGAGGAACACTTGACACCCGTGTTGCTCAACAAGACGGAAGTCGCAGATACTGCGACTCAGAAGAATTCCTGTGTAGAAACTAAGCCAGAACCTATGCCTCATCCTGAGAATAGAGCGATTGAAGTCTTTTTCTCCTACGCCCATGAGGATGAAAACTTACGCAATGAATTAGCAAAGCATCTCAAACTTCTGGAGCGACAAGGGGTGATTGAAGCCTGGTATGACCGCGATATTACAGCAGGAGATGAGTGGAAAACCGAGATTGAGAAGCAGTTGAACTCGGCTCAGATTATTTTGCTACTGATTAGTTCCGATTTTCTAGCTTCAGAATTTTGCTGGAGTGTGGAGTTAGAGCGAGCAATGAAACGGCATGAAGCTAAAGAAGCTCGTGTGATACCAATTATCCTGCGAGAGGTCGATTGGCACGAAGCCCCGTTTGGGAAACTACAGGCGTTACCCAGAAATGCAGAACCTGTAACAAACTGGGCAAATCGAGATCAGGCATTTACAGACATTGCCAAAGGAATCAGGAGAGTAGTAGAGGAATTAGTCCGAACATCTTAA
- a CDS encoding GNAT family N-acetyltransferase, producing the protein MKLHRFEDTTQFYQRVKNYLLNHEALHNMLLGLCNALIHNPERFDQKPYLATVEVDGDIVAVVMRTPLQNLLLSKIQDFVAIEAIAQDLHLTQESLPGINAPTIEAKAFAEAWHSLTGQSYQLKMVLCAFQLEQVQAIPKATGCLRIATESDRELLICWFEAFALEALGHVEPGVERTVERYLQRSTAYIWEDEVPVSMACRVGVTPNGARVSLVYTPPEHRRKGYASACVAALSQTLLNQGYRYCFLFTDLANPTSNHIYQAIGYQAVGDLSDYSFTENTAVDVTA; encoded by the coding sequence ATGAAACTCCATCGGTTTGAGGATACCACCCAATTTTATCAGCGGGTGAAAAACTACTTGCTGAATCATGAAGCACTCCATAACATGCTGCTTGGACTTTGCAACGCCTTGATTCATAACCCCGAACGCTTCGACCAAAAGCCCTACTTGGCAACTGTTGAAGTAGACGGAGATATCGTTGCAGTCGTGATGAGAACACCTCTGCAAAACTTGCTGTTGTCAAAGATACAGGATTTTGTGGCTATTGAGGCAATCGCCCAAGACCTCCACCTGACCCAAGAGTCATTACCAGGAATCAACGCCCCTACCATTGAGGCAAAAGCCTTTGCAGAAGCTTGGCATTCCCTAACTGGTCAATCCTACCAACTAAAAATGGTACTGTGTGCTTTCCAACTGGAGCAGGTGCAAGCAATTCCCAAAGCTACAGGTTGCTTACGTATTGCTACCGAGAGTGACCGAGAACTTCTTATCTGTTGGTTTGAAGCCTTTGCCTTGGAAGCCTTGGGTCATGTTGAGCCAGGAGTTGAACGCACGGTAGAGCGCTATTTGCAGCGGAGTACTGCTTACATTTGGGAGGATGAAGTTCCTGTCTCGATGGCTTGCCGTGTTGGTGTCACGCCCAACGGTGCGAGGGTTAGTTTGGTTTACACACCACCAGAACACCGTAGAAAGGGCTACGCCAGTGCTTGCGTAGCGGCTTTGAGCCAAACCTTGCTCAATCAAGGATATCGATACTGCTTTTTGTTCACTGATTTGGCAAACCCAACTTCAAATCACATTTACCAGGCGATTGGTTACCAAGCTGTAGGTGATTTGTCTGATTACTCTTTCACCGAAAACACAGCCGTTGATGTCACAGCATAA
- a CDS encoding ShlB/FhaC/HecB family hemolysin secretion/activation protein, which produces MNKQVAMNNKCLLRSCTQPWRLEKAQSARYANAAIQAKSAYADSRKTRNLKPAQASFVCVAATSSRLVLTIATLVLSLPIPISAYAVEVAQVPGTNVPNLPPPRDVVPPPSPPPQPQEVPAPSRSPQDLLPTQPPQQPQQEFPAVVPDKFFVTKFEFIGGTQGKGSTVFKDEELLRAIEVFLYTSDSSEQLDEKSKCDLVNKLEKQPPPRKLPRTENDPPVELTFAQLLEARSAITQLYICKEYITSGALIPEQTLSPGGGVVKIQIVEGTLEDFKITGTRRLKQSYIRRRLAEARKTPLKRDRLLQALQLLLQQNPRIDSLSAELAAGTRFGTNVLEVKVDESRTFHGQIILDNSRSPSVGSFQRSVRLWQDNVLGIGDTVNLFYANTDGSNEVDVSYTIPLTPQNTTLTFSYGHTSNDIIEEPFNELDIISESNRYLITLRHPIIQTPTQEFAVGVTGSHQKTQTFLGYQDIGAYPISPGADSEGRTRITAVRFFQEWTQRGNTSVLALRSQFSFGIGALGATINDVGPDSTFFAWRGQAQWVRSFPSDMLFVLRGDVQMADQRLVSLEQFGVGGIASVRGYRQDQILTDNGAFGSIELRVPILRIREARSFLYFIPFVDVGTGWNNFEGADPDPSWLASVGFGLRFQMSDRLDARVDWGIPLISADSNDRTLQENGLYFSVIWNPF; this is translated from the coding sequence ATGAATAAACAGGTTGCAATGAATAATAAGTGTTTGCTCAGATCTTGCACCCAGCCTTGGCGATTAGAAAAAGCGCAAAGCGCACGCTACGCGAACGCGGCTATACAAGCGAAGTCCGCCTACGCGGACTCTCGGAAAACTAGGAATTTGAAACCCGCGCAGGCGAGTTTTGTCTGTGTAGCCGCGACTTCCAGTCGCCTGGTACTAACCATCGCAACACTAGTACTCAGCCTACCTATACCAATCAGCGCTTACGCTGTGGAAGTTGCTCAAGTCCCTGGAACAAATGTTCCGAATCTACCGCCTCCCCGCGATGTCGTACCGCCACCATCTCCACCTCCTCAACCACAGGAAGTCCCTGCACCATCACGTTCTCCACAAGATTTGCTCCCTACCCAACCGCCTCAGCAACCACAACAAGAATTCCCTGCGGTGGTTCCTGACAAATTTTTTGTAACCAAGTTTGAATTTATCGGGGGTACACAAGGTAAGGGGAGTACAGTCTTCAAGGACGAAGAACTCCTGCGAGCAATAGAAGTGTTTCTGTATACTTCCGATAGTTCTGAACAATTAGATGAAAAGTCTAAATGTGATCTCGTAAATAAATTAGAGAAACAGCCTCCACCTCGCAAGCTGCCTAGAACTGAGAATGACCCTCCAGTTGAACTCACGTTTGCTCAACTGTTGGAGGCACGTTCGGCAATTACGCAGCTTTATATCTGTAAAGAATACATCACTTCTGGGGCGTTGATTCCAGAACAAACCCTGTCGCCAGGCGGTGGTGTCGTCAAGATTCAAATTGTCGAAGGTACCTTAGAAGACTTCAAAATCACAGGAACTCGGCGATTGAAGCAAAGCTATATTCGTCGTCGATTAGCAGAGGCTAGGAAAACACCTCTCAAGCGCGATCGCCTCCTCCAAGCACTACAACTGTTGTTGCAACAGAATCCCCGTATCGATAGCTTATCAGCAGAGTTGGCTGCTGGTACACGCTTTGGGACGAACGTGCTGGAAGTGAAGGTGGACGAAAGCCGAACTTTTCATGGTCAAATCATCCTTGATAATAGCCGATCGCCCAGTGTCGGTAGTTTTCAGCGCAGTGTTCGACTGTGGCAAGACAACGTGCTAGGAATTGGTGATACTGTCAACCTGTTCTATGCCAACACAGACGGTAGCAATGAAGTGGATGTGAGCTACACCATACCATTGACGCCGCAAAACACAACCTTGACTTTCAGCTACGGTCACACCTCCAACGATATTATTGAGGAACCTTTTAACGAACTGGATATTATCTCGGAGTCCAATAGATACCTAATCACCCTACGTCATCCAATTATTCAAACTCCGACGCAAGAATTCGCTGTAGGAGTCACAGGTTCACATCAAAAAACGCAAACTTTTCTGGGATATCAAGATATTGGAGCCTATCCAATTTCACCAGGAGCAGATAGCGAAGGACGCACTCGGATAACCGCAGTGCGTTTTTTTCAGGAATGGACTCAACGAGGCAATACTTCAGTTCTGGCACTCCGTTCTCAATTCAGTTTTGGCATTGGTGCATTAGGAGCCACAATTAACGATGTTGGTCCTGACAGCACCTTTTTTGCTTGGCGAGGACAAGCTCAATGGGTGCGTAGTTTCCCCTCAGATATGCTTTTCGTCCTCCGTGGTGACGTGCAAATGGCAGATCAAAGGCTCGTCTCCTTAGAGCAATTTGGAGTTGGTGGCATCGCTAGTGTCAGAGGATACCGTCAGGATCAAATTCTGACAGACAATGGAGCCTTTGGCTCTATAGAACTCCGCGTGCCAATTTTACGTATCCGTGAAGCCCGAAGTTTTTTATATTTCATACCCTTCGTGGATGTTGGTACTGGCTGGAACAACTTTGAAGGTGCAGACCCCGATCCTAGCTGGCTTGCATCTGTTGGTTTCGGCTTGCGATTTCAGATGAGCGATCGCCTTGATGCTCGCGTTGATTGGGGAATTCCCCTTATATCTGCTGATTCAAACGACAGAACTTTACAAGAAAACGGCTTATATTTTTCAGTTATATGGAACCCCTTCTAA
- a CDS encoding DUF928 domain-containing protein, with protein sequence MFQNWSSTINWSFKAIVSFILALIFFISCPSPVLAQNKNPFQVVLEGIQSLFAPRTTKGAPVGRVRGGAGRGRCPTLASLESNEPGIDALPLSALVPTISNRLNRDVEQLAKSVSSEIVWSKTTEAYPSFWFYIPYVYEESELEYAKFVILDEDKHIVTGPIFFQLPDKTVVAGKPSLAKFTLPRNEKPLVIGKQYNWYFSIVCNERKPSRNPSVTGWIQRVGLRILAPKDYMYYAKQGIWYDTVTRLAESRLATTQAQTEILFPSTEKSLITPQSEIEEDWEALLKSFLKLSDEQLSYEIANAPMVELSPVLKGEVQ encoded by the coding sequence ATGTTTCAAAATTGGTCATCTACTATCAATTGGTCTTTCAAAGCTATTGTTAGTTTTATTCTTGCGCTTATCTTTTTTATCAGTTGTCCGTCACCAGTTTTAGCCCAAAACAAAAACCCATTTCAAGTTGTTTTAGAGGGAATACAATCTCTGTTTGCACCGCGAACGACAAAGGGAGCGCCTGTTGGGCGCGTGCGAGGAGGTGCAGGGCGGGGGCGCTGTCCTACGCTTGCTTCTCTCGAAAGTAACGAACCTGGAATTGATGCACTTCCGCTTTCTGCACTTGTACCTACAATCTCGAATCGTTTAAATAGAGATGTAGAACAATTAGCAAAATCAGTATCATCTGAAATTGTCTGGAGCAAGACAACTGAAGCCTATCCAAGCTTCTGGTTTTATATTCCCTATGTCTATGAAGAATCAGAACTTGAGTATGCAAAATTTGTCATCCTTGATGAGGACAAGCATATTGTTACTGGTCCAATATTTTTTCAGCTTCCTGATAAGACGGTTGTTGCAGGAAAACCCAGTCTTGCTAAATTTACTTTGCCAAGAAATGAGAAACCTCTAGTCATTGGCAAGCAATATAACTGGTATTTCTCAATTGTTTGTAATGAAAGAAAACCATCTCGTAACCCTAGCGTCACAGGCTGGATTCAAAGAGTTGGTTTGCGAATTCTAGCGCCAAAAGATTATATGTATTATGCCAAGCAAGGAATTTGGTACGATACTGTGACGCGTCTTGCAGAGAGTCGCTTGGCGACAACACAAGCTCAAACCGAAATCTTGTTTCCTAGCACAGAGAAGTCGCTAATAACTCCACAATCTGAAATTGAGGAAGATTGGGAGGCGCTTTTAAAATCGTTTCTGAAGTTGAGCGATGAGCAACTGAGCTATGAGATTGCAAATGCTCCTATGGTTGAGCTATCTCCTGTTTTAAAAGGAGAGGTACAGTAG
- a CDS encoding CHAT domain-containing protein, translating into MEPLLKRYFPQMQKVHQRLVITLLLAVIGLMSAFGIHLFAKEQAIAKEPTTPQLICSSTPTLSPEQLSIQGRASYDQGQFATAIDCWQKASTAFSQSGNETESINNRINQAQAEQALGLLPRACSTLIRIYGEEDCTTLLQDEQKRNQFREKLQEKVNSPAKIVALRSFGNVLRGLGELNLSHEVLLLTLDMTQPREQAAIWLDVGNTRRALSNKEQDLYNRSQERENIICAIIDAYAATDAYRNASTLDLQSPINIQAQLNQVSFLLDLKDWHSKINQQTKGKNDVLDRLFRKSSLVLLNEEKNCWNQLTNPKLDQPRNFQFQFTGEIRDWFYQQLSNKNPLIQSQQIENLQQQIEQLPPSHTALYIRINFAQSLARLDLSNQSQKIAAFFDTTIKQAQKQSDLRAESYALGYLGKLYEKTQQWDLAKTKTQRALLLAQSIPAPEIMYQWQWQLGRIYKPESITRAQAKAKSIQNNLEDLGEARKAYNGAFETLESLRRELASGSSDAQFSFLEEIDGIYREYVDLLLLDEEPTIEHLSQAREVLASLQAVELENFLRQACPEYNVEQIDEIIDKQANTPDDKAAFLYPVLLDDRVEAIVKLPTNPTQKDPTKGLKHYRTRIDRATVEEKIRKLQVDLEEEYTFDDVRHEAREMYGWLIEGAEKYLSKDIDTLVFALDTTLRNIPLAALVYDDTSESPQYLVDKYAIALAPRLDIPTPQIIQNQKLKVLAVGLTEPELKEPQQQTEAELKEPQQLFSPRQFPKLRYVKRELDAIREVGSFNVSVSQLLDKEFKVEEFKDKINSSIFEVLHLATHGEFSSSPERTFILASDEPIKVNEVDNVFRKQAQNQPEPIELLVLSACETAAGDQRATLGISGVAVRAGARSAIASLWTLDDEISVEFTRELYKQLTKLTNQTRQTKAKALQEAQKALKASHGREHPRYWAPYILLGNWL; encoded by the coding sequence ATGGAACCCCTTCTAAAACGTTATTTTCCACAGATGCAAAAGGTGCATCAGCGCCTTGTGATCACACTCTTGTTAGCTGTTATCGGACTCATGTCAGCCTTTGGCATTCACTTATTTGCCAAAGAACAGGCGATCGCCAAAGAGCCAACTACACCTCAGTTAATTTGCTCAAGTACACCAACACTTAGCCCAGAACAGTTGAGTATACAGGGTCGGGCAAGTTACGATCAAGGACAATTCGCTACAGCTATAGATTGCTGGCAAAAAGCCTCTACTGCCTTCAGTCAGAGTGGAAATGAAACTGAAAGCATAAATAACCGAATTAATCAAGCGCAAGCCGAACAAGCGCTAGGATTGTTACCACGTGCTTGTAGTACGCTCATACGAATTTATGGTGAGGAAGACTGCACCACACTGCTACAAGATGAACAAAAGCGTAATCAGTTTCGTGAGAAGCTACAAGAAAAAGTCAATTCTCCTGCCAAGATCGTAGCCTTACGTAGCTTTGGCAACGTTCTGAGAGGACTTGGTGAACTCAATTTGTCTCATGAAGTCTTGCTCCTAACTTTGGACATGACTCAACCGCGAGAGCAAGCAGCAATTTGGCTTGATGTGGGTAATACCAGACGTGCTTTGAGCAACAAGGAACAGGACTTATACAACCGCTCTCAAGAGCGGGAAAATATTATCTGTGCAATTATAGATGCTTACGCAGCGACAGATGCCTATCGAAATGCATCAACGTTGGACTTACAATCTCCAATAAATATACAGGCGCAGCTCAACCAAGTGAGCTTCCTTTTGGATTTAAAAGATTGGCATAGTAAAATCAATCAACAGACGAAGGGAAAAAACGATGTCTTAGATCGGCTCTTTAGAAAGAGTAGCTTAGTTCTGCTTAATGAAGAAAAAAATTGCTGGAACCAGTTGACTAATCCTAAATTGGATCAGCCGAGGAATTTTCAATTCCAATTTACTGGTGAGATTCGTGATTGGTTTTATCAGCAACTGTCAAACAAAAATCCGCTGATTCAGTCACAACAAATTGAGAATCTGCAGCAGCAAATTGAGCAGTTACCACCAAGTCACACAGCACTTTATATTAGGATCAACTTTGCCCAAAGCTTGGCACGTCTTGATTTATCTAATCAATCTCAAAAAATAGCAGCGTTCTTCGATACCACAATCAAGCAAGCCCAAAAACAAAGCGATTTAAGAGCAGAATCTTACGCTCTCGGGTATCTGGGTAAGCTCTATGAAAAGACTCAGCAATGGGATTTGGCGAAAACAAAGACTCAGCGAGCTCTGCTGCTAGCTCAATCCATTCCCGCGCCCGAAATTATGTATCAGTGGCAGTGGCAACTAGGGCGGATTTACAAGCCTGAGTCTATCACAAGGGCACAGGCGAAAGCAAAGAGCATACAAAACAACTTGGAAGACTTAGGAGAAGCACGCAAAGCTTATAACGGAGCATTTGAAACCCTAGAATCTCTGCGTAGGGAGTTAGCAAGTGGTAGCTCTGATGCACAATTTTCCTTTTTAGAGGAAATCGACGGCATTTATCGAGAGTATGTTGATTTGCTTCTGTTGGATGAAGAGCCTACCATAGAACACCTGTCTCAAGCTCGCGAAGTTCTTGCCTCTCTGCAAGCGGTAGAACTCGAAAACTTTCTGCGTCAAGCCTGCCCAGAGTATAATGTAGAACAGATTGACGAAATTATTGATAAGCAAGCAAACACCCCTGATGATAAGGCGGCTTTTCTCTATCCAGTTCTCTTAGATGATAGAGTGGAAGCTATCGTTAAACTACCTACCAATCCAACACAGAAAGATCCGACAAAAGGGCTGAAACATTACAGAACGCGTATTGATCGGGCGACAGTCGAAGAAAAAATCAGAAAGTTGCAAGTAGACTTGGAAGAAGAGTATACGTTTGATGATGTTCGACACGAAGCAAGAGAGATGTATGGATGGCTGATTGAAGGTGCAGAAAAATACCTCAGCAAAGACATTGATACATTGGTGTTTGCCCTAGATACGACTTTGCGAAATATCCCATTAGCAGCACTGGTTTACGATGATACATCAGAATCGCCCCAGTATCTTGTTGATAAGTATGCGATCGCCCTCGCTCCCAGATTAGATATTCCAACTCCTCAAATTATCCAAAATCAAAAACTTAAAGTTTTGGCAGTTGGGCTAACTGAACCTGAATTAAAAGAACCTCAACAACAAACTGAAGCAGAATTAAAAGAACCTCAACAACTATTTTCTCCAAGACAATTTCCTAAGTTGCGTTATGTCAAAAGAGAATTAGACGCAATTAGAGAAGTAGGAAGTTTCAATGTTTCTGTTTCTCAACTTTTGGATAAAGAGTTTAAAGTCGAAGAATTCAAAGACAAGATTAATAGTTCTATTTTTGAAGTCCTGCACTTAGCAACACATGGAGAGTTCAGTTCGAGTCCAGAAAGAACATTTATCTTGGCTTCAGATGAACCGATTAAAGTCAATGAAGTTGACAACGTCTTCCGTAAGCAAGCACAAAATCAACCAGAACCTATCGAATTGCTGGTGCTGAGTGCGTGTGAAACTGCGGCTGGTGATCAACGCGCGACTTTAGGAATTTCTGGTGTTGCTGTCCGGGCGGGTGCTCGAAGTGCGATCGCTTCTTTATGGACACTGGATGATGAAATCAGCGTTGAGTTTACCAGAGAGTTGTACAAGCAGCTGACTAAGCTGACGAACCAAACAAGACAGACCAAAGCTAAAGCCTTGCAAGAAGCTCAAAAAGCACTCAAGGCTTCACACGGTCGAGAACATCCAAGATATTGGGCGCCCTACATTTTATTAGGGAACTGGCTGTGA
- a CDS encoding threo-3-hydroxy-L-aspartate ammonia-lyase: protein MSQHNSVTITDVEAAAKRLAGIAHRTPVLTSRTVSDRTNSQVFFKCENFQRTGSFKFRGAYNALSQLAEEQKQKGVVTFSSGNHAQAIALAGQLLNIPTTIVMPDDAPAVKLAATRGYGAEVILYNRQQTNREELAQTLLTERGSVIIPPYDHPHIVAGQGTTAKELIEEVGELDLLLVCCGGGGLLSGCAIATKAVLPNCRVIGVEPALADDATRSFHTKTLQTVNNPDTIADGARTPYLGKITFPLVLHYVDDMVTVSEDAILRSMFFLWERLKIVVEPTGVLAAAALLEGVVKAPGARVGVIISGGNVDVAKVGKLFI, encoded by the coding sequence ATGTCACAGCATAATTCCGTTACCATCACTGATGTAGAAGCCGCCGCCAAGCGTTTAGCTGGTATTGCTCACCGCACTCCCGTTCTGACTTCAAGAACTGTCAGCGATCGCACCAATAGCCAGGTGTTTTTCAAGTGCGAAAATTTCCAACGCACTGGCTCTTTCAAGTTTAGAGGTGCATACAACGCACTATCACAGCTAGCTGAAGAACAGAAGCAAAAAGGTGTTGTGACCTTTTCATCAGGAAATCATGCTCAAGCGATTGCACTTGCCGGACAACTGCTCAACATTCCTACTACTATTGTCATGCCAGACGACGCCCCAGCCGTCAAGCTAGCAGCAACCCGTGGGTATGGCGCTGAGGTGATTTTGTATAATCGCCAGCAAACCAATAGGGAAGAATTAGCCCAAACTCTATTAACAGAGCGAGGAAGTGTGATCATTCCTCCTTATGACCATCCTCACATTGTGGCAGGACAAGGGACTACTGCCAAAGAACTTATTGAGGAAGTTGGTGAACTAGATTTGCTGCTTGTTTGTTGCGGTGGCGGTGGATTACTTTCTGGTTGTGCCATTGCGACAAAAGCCGTTTTACCCAACTGTCGCGTGATAGGAGTAGAACCAGCACTTGCTGACGATGCAACACGCTCCTTTCACACCAAAACTCTGCAAACTGTAAACAATCCCGATACCATTGCTGACGGTGCGCGTACTCCTTATTTGGGTAAAATTACTTTCCCGTTGGTGCTACATTACGTCGATGATATGGTCACGGTATCTGAAGACGCGATTCTTCGCAGTATGTTCTTTTTGTGGGAACGTCTCAAAATTGTTGTTGAACCCACTGGAGTGTTAGCAGCTGCGGCTTTGTTGGAAGGAGTGGTGAAGGCACCAGGAGCTAGGGTTGGTGTCATTATCAGCGGTGGCAATGTGGATGTAGCGAAAGTTGGTAAATTGTTTATATAA